A genome region from Calypte anna isolate BGI_N300 chromosome 4B, bCalAnn1_v1.p, whole genome shotgun sequence includes the following:
- the LOC103531240 gene encoding homeobox protein not2, translating into MLRSPPRSRPDPPPSKTPFHIEALLARDPPRRGPAATPVPPPPPRWSPAGPGPGAGLGAIPGGWGWGWGWGGAGLELSHCVGTNSLGPTMPWRSGGPCKMKRVRTVFKPEQLERLEQEFLKQQYMVGTERVDLAATLHLTETQVKVWFQNRRIKWRKQSMEQKAAKLSQFGVIQPSTADSTDIKEQEEDTVDVEL; encoded by the exons ATGCTCCGCAGCCCTCCGCGTTCCCGGCCGGACCCCCCTCCTTCCAAGACCCCTTTCCACATCGAAGCTCTCCTGGCCCGGGACCCTCCGCGCCGCGGCCCCGCAGCAACCCCCGTCccaccgccccctccccgcTGGTCCCCGGCCGGGCCGGGTCCTGGAGCGGGGCTGGGGGCGATCCCCGGCGgctggggatggggctggggctgggggggtgcag GGCTGGAGTTGTCTCACTGTGTAGGGACCAACTCACTGGGTCCAACCATGCCTTGGAGGTCTGGAGGGCCCTGCAAGATGAAGAGGGTCCGAACAGTTTTCaaaccagagcagctggagaggctggagcaggagtTCCTCAAGCAGCAGTACATGGTGGGCACAGAGAGAGTGGACCTGGCTGCAACACTGCATCTCACAGAGACTCAG GTGAAAGTTTGGTTCCAGAACAGGAGGATCAAGTGGAGGAAGCAGAGCATggagcagaaggcagcaaagCTGTCCCAGTTTGGGGTGATCCAGCCTTCCACTGCTGACTCCACAGACatcaaggagcaggaggaggacacGGTGGATGTTGAGCTTTGA
- the PRADC1 gene encoding protease-associated domain-containing protein 1, which yields MAAPANRNARRRGRGQWHRVGGGACGEPGAAMLRRSLWLCLCLCSCPARGLRIHEYLYFQVLSPGDIRYIFTATPAKDFGGVFNTRYDQIHLVPADPPEACGELNNGVFIQDQIALVERGGCSFLSKTRVIQEHGGRAVIIADNAYDNDSFYIEMIQDSTRRTADIPALFLLGRDGYMIRRSLEQHGLPWAVISIPVNVTSIPTYEMMQPPWTFW from the exons ATGGCTGCGCCGGCCAATAGGAACGCGCGGCGCAGGGGGCGCGGCCAATGGCATCGCGTCGGGGGCGGGGCTTGCGGGGAGCCGGGCGCAGCCATGCTCCGCCGCTCGCTCTGGCTCtgtctctgcctctgctcctgcccgGCCCGCG GGTTACGCATCCATGAATATTTGTATTTCCAAGTGCTGAGCCCCGGGGACATCCGCTACATCTTCACTGCCACCCCAGCCAAGGACTTTGGGGGGGTGTTT AACACAAGGTACGACCAGATCCACCTGGTCccagcagatcctcctgaagcCTGTGGAGAGCTGAACAATGGTGTCTTCATCCAGGACCAGATCGCCTTGGTGGAGAGAGG gggctgctccttcctctccaaGACACGAGTGATCCAGGAGCACGGCGGCCGCGCCGTGATCATCGCGGACAACGCCTACGACAACGACAGCTTCTACATCGAGATGATCCAGGACAGCACCAGGAGGACAGCTGACATCCCTGCACTCTTcctgctgggcagggatgg GTACATGATCAGACGCTCCCTGGAGCAGCACGGGCTCCCCTGGGCTGTCATCTCCATTCCTGTCAACGTCACCAGCATCCCCACCTATGAAATGATGCAGCCTCCCTGGACCTTCTGGTAG
- the SMYD5 gene encoding SET and MYND domain-containing protein 5: MAAAAGDVCGAAAGLRGGAGSAAEARFISSAKGKGLFATRNIRKGETVFVERPVVSSQFLWNALYSYRACDHCLRALETAEENAQRLLGKSSLVLPHPEQCSTRKDLHQQCPRCQVTYCSAECRQAALEQYHQVLCLGPSRDDPTHPLNKLQEAWRNMHYPPETSSIMLMARMVATVKQAKDKEWWIKAFSQFCNKTANEEEEIVHKLLGDKFKGQLELLRLLFTEALYDEYLSRWFTPEGFRSLFALVGTNGQGIGTSSLSQWVHACDALDLPMLQREELDAFIDQLYKDIEKESGEFLNCEGSGLYVLQSCCNHSCIPNAETSFPENNFLLHLTALEDIEAGEEICISYLDCCQRERSRHSRNKILRENYLFTCSCPKCLAQADDADVTSDEEEEGEGETDDAELEDEMTDV, encoded by the exons ATGGCCGCCGCGGCGGGGGACGTGTGCGGGGCCGCGGCGGGGCTCCGCGGCGGGGCTGGGTCCGCGGCTGAAGCGCGGTTCATCAGCAGCGCCAAG GGAAAAGGTTTGTTTGCCACCAGGAATATCCGCAAAGGGGAAACTGTGTTCGTGGAGAGGCCCGTGGTGTCGTCCCAGTTCCTCTGGAATGCTTTGTACAGCTACCGAG CCTGTGACCACTGCCTCAGGGCTCTGGAGACAGCGGAGGAGAACGCGCAGCggctgctggggaagagctccctggtgctgcctcATCCTGAGCAGTGCAGCACCCGGAAAGACCTCCACCAGCAGTGTCCCCGCTGCCAG GTGACATACTGCAGTGCTGAGTGCAGGCAGGCTGCTTTGGAGCAGTACCACCAGGTCCTCTGCCTTGGCCCATCCCGTGATGACCCCACACACCCTCTCAACAAGCTGCAGGAGGCATGGAG GAACATGCATTATCCCCCTGAGACTTCCAGCATCATGTTGATGGCCCGGATGGTCGCCACTGTCAAACAG GCTAAGGACAAGGAGTGGTGGATCAAGGCCTTCTCCCAGTTCTGCAATAAGACAGCAAATGAAGAAGAGGAGATTGTGCACAAGCTGCTGGGGGACAAATTCAAG GgtcagctggagctgctgaggttGCTCTTCACTGAAGCTCTTTATGATGAATATCTCAGCAGG TGGTTCACTCCAGAAGGCTTTCGATCCCTCTTTGCCCTGGTGGGGACCAATGGCCAAGGCATAGGAACCAG ctccctcagccagtGGGTGCACGCCTGTGATGCTTTGGACCTCCCcatgctgcagagagaggagctggatGCCTTCATTGACCAACTCTACAAGGACATTGAGAAGG agtcAGGAGAGTTCCTCAACTGTGAGGGATCAGGTCTCTAcgtgctccagagctgct GTAACCACAGCTGCATCCCCAACGCTGAGACATCCTTCCCAGAAAACAACTTCCTCCTGCATCTGACAGCTCTGGAGGACATCGAGGCAGGAGAG GAGATCTGCATCAGTTACTTGGACTGCTGccagagggagaggagcagacaCAGCCGCAACAAAATACTCAG GGAGAACTACTTGTTCACCTGCTCGTGTCCCAAGTGCCTGGCGCAAGCCGACGACGCCGACGTGACCTCGgacgaggaggaggaaggggaaggggaaacaGATGATGCTGAGCTGGAGGATGAGATGACTGATGTTTGA